Genomic DNA from Flavobacteriales bacterium:
TTTTCTCCTTTTCAACGGGTTTCAGGAGGTAGTCTACGCTATAGACTCCAAAGGCTCGCAATGCGAATTGATCGTAAGCCGTGGTAAATATGACCGGAGCGGTGATCTCAACTTGGTCGAAGATCTCGAAGCTCAGACCGTCTGATAGCTGAATATCCATGAAGATGAGATCGGGTGACGAGTGATTCTGCAGGTATTGGACGGCATCCTCGACGGATTCGATTCCGGCCGTAAGCTCAACATTGGGCTCCAACTCCTTCAGGATGCGCATGAGTTCTCGCTGGGCATGGGGCTCGTCTTCTATGATCAGGAATTCTTCTCTGGAAGTCATAACAGGGGTAATTCAACGGTGAAATGTTGTTCGTCTTGTATGATCTGGATCTTTCGGTTGGTTAATGCTGCATAGCGACTTTGAATGTTCTTGAGTCCGACCCGCGTCGATTCTTCAAGGGTTTGTTTCGGTTGGAAGTTATTGCGCACCAACAGTGTTTTATGCATCGACGAGTAAATCAGCTCGATACGCAGAGGCCGTTTCAAGGAAACCTCATTGTGTTTCAGGGCATTTTCGATGAGGAGTTGAAGGCATAACGGGGGCAGTTGTTTGTTGAGTGCTTCTTCAGGCACATCGGTCGAAAACTTCGCCCTGTCTTCGAATCGGGTTTCGATGAGGTCGCGATAGGCTTCGCCAGTTGAACGATCTCTCTGACGCGGATTTCGAGCACGTGACGGTAGACTTGTGAAATGCGTCGCAAAAAGTTCGTAGCTCTTTCGGGGTCTTCGTGAATGAGGGAGCTCAGTGTATTGAGTGAGTTGAATAGGAAGTGGGGGTTGATCTGTGCGCGGAGCGTTTCGAGCCGGACTTGGAGGTTTTCTTTCTTATATCGTTCCACTTCTGCTAGGGATTGACGCC
This window encodes:
- a CDS encoding response regulator; translation: MTSREEFLIIEDEPHAQRELMRILKELEPNVELTAGIESVEDAVQYLQNHSSPDLIFMDIQLSDGLSFEIFDQVEITAPVIFTTAYDQFALRAFGVYSVDYLLKPVEKEKMTSAIEKYRQYFEPQTHSTPMYRECIDPL